The following proteins are co-located in the [Pasteurella] mairii genome:
- the polC gene encoding DNA polymerase III polC-type: protein MKGFSALFQRFHPLHQLELARQKWQAQTHLPAELNALFAQPYPQTHADLTALSYLSIDFETTGLNSMMDNILSVAAVPIDHFTLDLSQTWHQFVAEQEVKEDTVVINHIVPQMLNGAETLDEVMNQLFALMKGRIVIAHGANIEKRFIQHYLVTRYHISHFPLLWLDTLKIERSFLKQKSSYLPPDYQLASVRKQYGLPEYITHNALIDAIAAGELFFAQSARLFGKQKMTLGEMYKRAV, encoded by the coding sequence ATGAAAGGATTTTCCGCCTTATTCCAACGTTTCCATCCGCTTCACCAGCTCGAATTAGCGCGCCAAAAATGGCAAGCGCAAACCCATTTACCGGCGGAGCTGAACGCACTTTTTGCGCAGCCTTACCCGCAAACACACGCTGATTTGACCGCACTTTCTTATTTATCCATTGATTTTGAAACCACAGGGTTAAATTCCATGATGGATAATATTCTGAGCGTCGCCGCGGTTCCCATTGATCATTTTACTTTGGATTTATCCCAAACTTGGCACCAATTTGTTGCCGAACAAGAGGTTAAAGAAGATACGGTGGTGATTAATCATATCGTGCCGCAAATGCTCAATGGTGCGGAAACCTTGGATGAGGTAATGAATCAATTATTTGCGTTGATGAAAGGACGCATAGTGATTGCTCATGGCGCCAATATCGAAAAACGGTTTATCCAACATTATTTGGTCACGCGTTATCATATTTCGCATTTCCCGCTGCTTTGGTTGGATACCTTAAAAATTGAGCGTTCTTTTTTAAAGCAAAAATCCAGTTATTTACCGCCGGATTATCAATTAGCAAGCGTGCGTAAACAATACGGTTTACCGGAATATATCACCCACAACGCCTTAATTGACGCCATCGCCGCCGGCGAATTATTTTTTGCCCAAAGCGCGCGTTTATTCGGAAAGCAAAAAATGACGTTAGGTGAGATGTATAAACGTGCGGTGTAA
- a CDS encoding YifE like protein: MAESFSVTRRFFDDKNYPRGFARHGDYTIKESQTLEQYGQAFKALDSGEREPATEEEKAFVQFCRGERPAETFFEKTWNKYRSHISTTKRVYTLSGVVGVDNLDDFSAE, encoded by the coding sequence ATGGCTGAAAGTTTTAGCGTTACCCGTCGCTTTTTTGACGATAAAAATTACCCGCGTGGATTTGCACGTCACGGTGATTACACCATTAAAGAGTCTCAAACTTTAGAACAGTATGGACAGGCATTTAAAGCATTAGATTCAGGTGAGCGCGAGCCGGCAACGGAAGAAGAAAAAGCTTTTGTCCAATTTTGTCGCGGCGAGCGCCCTGCGGAAACATTCTTTGAAAAAACATGGAATAAATATCGTTCACATATTTCCACCACCAAACGCGTTTACACCTTATCCGGTGTAGTTGGCGTGGATAATTTGGATGATTTTTCTGCAGAA
- a CDS encoding Hypoxic response protein 1 produces the protein MDNSLIPNIELFIAEVSPFNHLPKALISQIANNIQIRYVPKGEIVVSEQTPQDFLYIVRTGEVEQINAAGQLRAKLEAGDVFGFSIFDTSHAEKYTAYAIENSLIYQISYHFINQILKQHPHYADYFSANTSTRLASLRHQAVKGADNIFIKTVAEIANPKVALVAHTSSIQQAALAMTTHRRSSALVMQNDRLVGIVTDRDMTKKVVAHNVDVQTPVTAIMTPQPPVIAADDLVLNAVSLMMQHNIRSLPVVNEGKIEGILTATDLVKYHNVQSIFIINHIFQANSLSLLIDVAKQQQGVFSALIESSASFDNVMKVMTLIADAFHRKLLMMAEHQFGAPPCGYAWVVAGSQARYEIHPLSDQDNALIVERPLNEAEKAYFKQLASFVNEGLHQCGYARCSGNYMASNPRWCQSLAEWKNDFANWVRHPELEGLLNASVLMDMRGIYGETRLADELQQYFVDLIANNKRFLAFLTANAIRVKPPLSIFRHFVVSKDGENKNMLNLKKRAISLLVDLGRIYALAAGVSETMSTKARFEISHKLGILDQVTLENALGAYEFVCDLRFKFQLTQLQQQQPLTNHIDPRELTSFHRNHLKDAFRLIAKIQEAAELRFSQRGMIR, from the coding sequence ATGGACAACTCGCTGATTCCCAATATCGAACTCTTTATTGCAGAGGTTTCACCGTTTAATCATTTACCCAAAGCCTTGATCAGCCAAATTGCCAATAATATTCAAATTCGTTACGTGCCAAAAGGCGAGATTGTTGTTTCAGAGCAAACCCCGCAGGATTTTTTATATATTGTGCGTACCGGCGAGGTGGAGCAAATTAATGCCGCCGGACAATTGCGCGCTAAATTGGAAGCAGGAGATGTGTTCGGTTTTAGTATTTTCGATACGTCGCACGCCGAAAAATATACCGCTTACGCTATCGAAAACAGCCTGATTTATCAAATTTCTTACCATTTTATTAATCAAATTTTAAAACAACATCCTCATTATGCGGATTATTTTTCTGCTAACACCAGTACCCGTTTAGCCAGTTTGCGCCATCAAGCAGTGAAAGGTGCGGATAATATTTTTATCAAAACCGTCGCGGAAATTGCCAATCCAAAAGTGGCGTTGGTGGCGCATACGTCCAGTATTCAACAAGCCGCATTAGCCATGACAACCCATCGACGTTCTTCTGCGCTGGTGATGCAAAATGATCGCCTTGTCGGTATTGTGACTGACCGCGATATGACAAAAAAAGTGGTGGCACACAATGTGGATGTACAAACGCCGGTGACCGCCATTATGACGCCACAACCGCCGGTCATTGCGGCGGATGATTTGGTGTTAAATGCGGTGTCTTTGATGATGCAGCACAATATCCGCAGCTTGCCAGTGGTCAATGAGGGAAAAATCGAGGGAATTTTGACCGCCACGGATTTGGTCAAATACCATAATGTGCAATCTATTTTTATTATTAATCATATTTTCCAAGCCAACAGCCTGTCATTATTAATCGACGTCGCCAAGCAACAACAAGGCGTGTTTAGCGCGTTAATCGAAAGCAGCGCTAGTTTTGACAATGTGATGAAAGTAATGACTTTAATTGCTGATGCGTTTCATCGCAAATTATTAATGATGGCGGAGCATCAATTTGGCGCGCCGCCTTGTGGTTACGCTTGGGTTGTCGCCGGATCGCAAGCGCGTTATGAAATCCATCCCTTATCCGATCAAGATAACGCGTTAATCGTGGAGCGCCCGTTAAATGAGGCAGAAAAAGCCTATTTTAAGCAGTTAGCAAGTTTTGTGAATGAGGGCTTACATCAATGTGGCTACGCCCGTTGTAGCGGCAATTATATGGCGTCCAACCCGCGCTGGTGCCAATCTTTGGCAGAGTGGAAAAATGATTTTGCCAATTGGGTACGCCATCCCGAATTGGAGGGATTACTCAATGCTTCAGTGTTAATGGATATGCGCGGGATTTATGGCGAAACGAGATTAGCCGATGAATTACAGCAATATTTTGTCGATTTAATCGCCAATAACAAACGCTTCCTCGCATTTTTAACCGCCAATGCGATTCGAGTTAAGCCACCATTGAGTATTTTTCGCCATTTTGTGGTGAGCAAGGACGGAGAAAATAAAAATATGCTGAATTTGAAAAAACGCGCGATCAGTTTATTGGTGGATCTCGGGCGGATTTATGCTTTAGCCGCCGGCGTATCGGAAACCATGTCCACCAAAGCGCGCTTTGAAATCAGCCACAAATTAGGCATTTTGGATCAAGTTACGCTTGAAAATGCGCTGGGCGCATATGAATTTGTCTGTGATCTGCGATTTAAATTTCAGCTAACCCAATTACAACAGCAACAACCGCTGACCAATCACATTGATCCGCGAGAATTAACCTCATTTCATCGTAACCATCTCAAAGACGCGTTCCGTTTAATTGCCAAAATCCAAGAGGCGGCGGAACTGCGCTTTTCACAGCGAGGCATGATACGATGA
- the yihD gene encoding YihD like protein, protein MKCHRLNEVLELLQPYWSKDPDLHLLQILQKIADEAGFDKPISELTDEVIIYHLKMHGTDKHEPIPGIKKDYEEDFKTALLKARGILK, encoded by the coding sequence ATGAAATGTCATCGTTTGAATGAAGTTTTGGAACTTCTCCAACCATATTGGTCTAAAGATCCGGATTTGCATTTATTGCAAATTCTGCAAAAAATTGCCGATGAAGCCGGATTTGATAAGCCGATTTCAGAATTAACCGACGAAGTCATTATTTATCATCTCAAAATGCACGGAACGGACAAACACGAACCTATTCCGGGCATTAAAAAAGATTATGAAGAGGATTTCAAAACTGCACTGCTTAAAGCACGTGGTATTCTTAAATAA
- the dsbA_2 gene encoding thiol:disulfide interchange protein DsbA has product MKKLLLTLFSLFAVTANAYALDIQDGKQYISVNGQRSVQPEVVEFFSFYCPHCYDFEMRYDIPNKVKNSLPEGTAFKQYHVDFLGFQSENLTRAWALAMALGAEDKVKKPLFEAAQNAAKSRNQGAPSMDDIRQIFIDNGVTAEQFDGGWNSFAVTALVNKQTKAAEQLQVRGVPDFYVNNQYRINPEGLSRTEQGFINDYVETINGLLKK; this is encoded by the coding sequence ATGAAAAAACTATTACTGACATTATTCTCGCTTTTTGCTGTTACCGCTAATGCCTACGCATTGGATATTCAAGACGGTAAACAATATATTTCCGTCAACGGTCAACGTTCCGTGCAACCGGAAGTGGTGGAATTTTTCTCTTTCTACTGCCCACATTGTTATGATTTTGAAATGCGCTATGATATTCCGAATAAAGTAAAAAATAGCTTACCGGAAGGCACTGCATTTAAACAATATCATGTTGATTTCTTAGGCTTTCAATCTGAAAACTTAACCCGCGCTTGGGCATTGGCAATGGCATTGGGCGCTGAAGATAAAGTGAAAAAACCATTATTTGAAGCAGCACAAAATGCCGCGAAAAGTCGTAATCAAGGCGCACCGTCAATGGATGACATTCGTCAAATTTTTATCGACAACGGTGTAACAGCTGAACAATTTGATGGCGGTTGGAACAGCTTTGCGGTCACCGCATTGGTGAACAAACAAACCAAAGCAGCGGAACAATTGCAAGTGCGTGGCGTACCGGATTTCTACGTTAACAATCAATATCGTATCAATCCTGAAGGTCTCTCTCGTACCGAACAAGGATTTATTAACGATTATGTGGAAACCATCAACGGATTATTGAAAAAATAA